The genomic segment GTGAGTGGCACGTCGAGCGCACGGTCCGCGATCTCGCGGACGGCTCCGAGGGCCGCTTCACCGGTACGACGCGCTTCTCGCCGCTGCCCGCCCCGGACACCGGCGGGCTCCTGCACCACGAGTCCGGCACGTTCACCTGGCACGGGGTGACGCGCCCCGCCGAGCGCACGCTCCGCTTCCTGCCCGGCGAGGAGCCCGGCACCGCGCGCGTGGAGTTCGCCGACGGCCGCTTCTTCCACGACCTCGACCTGCGCGCGGGCCGTTGGACGACGGACCACCCCTGTTCGGACGATCTCTACCGCGGCGAGTTCGAGGTGGTCGACGCGGACCGCTGGCGCAGCCGGTGGCGGGTCGGCGGCCCGGCCAAGGACCTGCTGCTGGTCACGGAGTACCGGCGCGGATCATCCAGTCCTCGGGCGCCGGAAGGGCCGTGAAGCCGATCTTCTCGTAGACCCCGTGCGCGTCGGCCGTGGCGAGCAGCGTCCTGCGCAGCCCGAACGGCTCCAGGTGCGCGCAGACCTGGGTGACGAGCGCGACGCCGATGCCCTTGCCGCGTACGTCCGGGGAGACGTACACGTCGCAGAGATAGGCGAACGTGGCACGATCGGTCACCACGCGCGCGTACGCGACCTGCTCGCCCGAAACCTCTTCGTACACCCCGAAGTTGAGCGACCCGGCCATCGCCGCCTCGTGCTTGTCGCGGGGGCGTCCGATGGCCCAGTACGCGTCGGTGGAGAGCCAGTGGTGGACGCGAGCGGCGTCGATGCGGGCGGTGTCGGCGGATATCTCGTACCCGTCGGGTAGCGTGGCGCTTTCGTTCATACGGGCGAGCCTGGCAGCCGCGGCGCCATGGCGTCGACCGCATTTCACCAGGCGGGACGGCCGGATGACGGACACCTCGGAGGCAGGATCCCGCGGGCGCTGGTCCGCGGAGACCGACCGCGTACTGCGAGCGGCCGGCTGGCGACCCGGGCGATCCGTGCCGACGGCCGAGTGGGAGCGCGTCCTGCACGAGCACGGCGGCTTCGAGATGCATGAGGCGGCACGGCGCTTCCTCGCCGAGTTCGGCGGTCTGGCGAGTGAAGAGCGGGGCCCCGGGCGGACGATGGCCCGCATGGGCTTTCGGCTCGATCCGCTCGCGGCGGAATGGGACGACGAGATCTTCGACGTGCTCAGCGAGGAAGCGGGGGCGTATCTGTATCCCGTCGGCGAGGCCGATCGTCGCAACACCTACCTGGGGATCGCGCCGGACGGCAAGGTCTACGCCGGGATGGACAGCGTCACGCTGCTCGCCGAGACCGCCGACCGGGCGCTGGAGAAGCTCATGGAGGGGATCCGGTGAAGCGTGCGGTCAGCGGAGGTCCAACACCTCGTCGCAGGCCGCCCGCAAGCGACGTACCCCCTCCGTGATCTCCCCCACCCCCGGAACCGCGGCGAAGCTCAACCGGACGTGCCCCGCAGGGGGTTCGGCCGCGAAGTACGGGCGGCCCGGCGCCACCGCCACGCCCGCCCGCAGCGCCGCGGAGGCGAACGCCGCCTCGTCGGCGCCGTCGGGCAGCCGCACCCACAGGTGGTAGCCGCCCGCCGGGATGTGCTCCACCGTGAGCTCGGGCACCCGCAGCCGCAGCGCCGCCGACATGGCGTCCCTGCGTTCCTTCAACTCGCCCGCGACCGCCCGCAGATGGCGCGGCCAGGCCGGTGAGCCGACCAGTTCGAGTGCCGCCTCCTGGAGGGGGCGCGGCACGAAGAAGTGGTCGACGACCTGGATGGCGCGCAGCCGTTCGAGGACGGGGCCGCGGGCCGCGAGCGCGCTGACGCGGAAGCTCGGCGAGGTCGCCTTGGTGAGCGAGCAGACGTGGACGACGACTCCGTCGGGGTCGTCGGACGAGAGCGGGCGCGGCAGCGGCCCCGCGTCCTCGTGGACGAGGCGGCGCACGAAGTCGTCCTCGATGACGAACGCGCCCGCCTCGCGGGCGATCCGCAGGACCTCGGGGCGGCGCTCGGCGGAGAGCACGGCGCCGGTCGGGTTCTGGAAGAGCGGCTGGCAGACGAAGACCCGGGCGCCGGTCGCCCGAAAGGCGGCCTCCAGGAGCCGGGGCCGCACCCCGTCCGTGTCGACGGGCACCGGCACGGGACGCAGCCCCGCCGCCCGCGCGATGGCGAGCATGCCGGGATACGTCGGTGACTCGACGAGGACCGGCGCGCCGGGCGGGGCGAGCGCCCGCAGCGCGGTCGTCAGCGCGCTCTGGCCGCCCGCCGTGATCAGCACCTCGGCGGCGGTGACGGCCCCGCCGATCCCCCGCGCGAACCATTCGCGCAGCTCGGGCAGGCCGTCGACGGGCGGCCGCCCCCACGCGCCGGGCCGCCGTCCCGCGCGGGCGAGGGCCGCGGCCATCGCCTGTCCGGGCTGCAGTGCGGGGTCGAGATAGCCGCCGTTGAACTCGATGACGCCGGGCGGCGGGGCGGCGAGGGTGGCCAGGACGCCGGTCGCGTCGACCGAGCGCGGCACGAGCTCGGCCGCGGCGTCGGCGCTCAGCGTCACCTCCTGCCACGAGGTGTCCCCGGCGGGGGCGGCCGGTGCCGCGGGCTCGGCGCGGAAGACGCCCGCTCCGGGGCGGGTGACGACGAGGCCTTCGGCGGCGAGCTGCGCGAGGGCCCGCGACACGGTCACGGGGCTCACCCTGAACCGCTCCACGATCGCCCGGCTCGACGGCAGCTTTCCACCTGGCGAGTAGCGGTCCAGCTCACTCCGCAGCCGTTTCGCCAGTTCGCCCACACTGCTACTGTCATGCATGACAGCACAGGATAGCGCTACTCGCCCGACCCGGATAGCGGTCCCCGCCCCCGCGCCCCGCGGCCAGGCCCCCGCGGGGACGCACCGCACCGGCACCCTGATGGCCGCCCTCGGCGTCATCGCCTTCTCCCTCACGTTCCCCTCCACCGCCTGGGGCCTCGAAGGCATCGGCCCCTGGAGCTTCGTGACCCTGCGCGGGGTGCTCAGCGCGCTCGTCGCGGGCGGCTGTCTGCTCGCGCTGCGCGTCGCGGTCCCCGACCGCCGCCACTGGGCGGGCCTCGCGGTCGTCGGCGCCGGTGTCGTCGTCGGCTTCCCGCTGCTCACCACGCTCGCCCTGCAGACCTCGACGACCGCCCACGCGGCCGTGGTCGTCGGCCTGCTCCCCCTCACGACCGCGGTCTTCGCGGCGCTGCGCACGGGCGCCCGCCCGTCGCGCACGTTCTGGACGGCGGCGCTCGCCGGGGCCGCGGCCGTCATCGGGTTCACCGTGCAGCAGAGCGGCGGCGCCCTCACCACCGCCGACCTCTACCTCTTCGGCGCGCTGCTGATCTGCGCGGCCGGCTACACCGAGGGCGGCCGCCTGGCCCGCGAGATGCCCGGCTGGCAGGTCATCGGGTGGGCGCTGATCCTCTGCCTGCCGCTCAACATCGCGGGCGCCGCACTGGCCCTGCCCCACGAGTCCTTCCACCTCACCGGGCACAGCACGGCGGGCCTGCTCTACGCGGCGCTCGGCTCGCAGTTCCTCGGCCTGGTCGTCTGGTACCGGGGCATGGCGGCGATCGGCGTACCCAAAGCCAGCCAGCTGCAGCTCGCCCAGCCGCTCCTGACCCTGGTGTGGTCGGTCTTCCTGCTCGGCGAACACCTCACCGTCGCCGCGCCCCTCACGGCGGCCGCGGTCCTCGTCTGCATCGCGGTCACCCAACGCGCGCGCGGGTGAGAACCTGCCCGACGGGTCCCAACTCCCGCCACCCGTCGTACACTTGCCGCCACGGATCGCGACCGCAGAGCGGGACGAGGGGGCACTCCAGATGCGTGCAACCGTAGGCGACGAGCTGGTGGTGCACGGCAGGATCGTCGGGCAGCACGACAGGATCGCGCAGGTCGTCGAGGTGCTGGGGGCGAACGGCGGACCGCCGTACCGCGTCCGCTTCGAGGACGGCCACGAGACCGTGATGTCGCCGGGCCCCGACACCGTCGTACGGCATCAGGACCCGGCTTCCTGACAGACGAGGATCAGCGCGGCGGCTTCGCCGGCTTCTGGTAGTGGTCGGCGACCACCCGCGCCATCGCGCCGATCTTGTCGACGCCGACCTCCTTCGCCGAGAAGTAGACGTGCCCGCGCACCTCGTGGAAGCCCTCGGCGTACGTGAGGTGCCGGGACAGCTCCGCCGGGTCCTGCCAGGCGGCGGGCTGCGCCGGGTCGCCCGCCTTGTACAGGGCCTCGCCGATGTAGAGGTTCACACCCGTGCCGCGCACGACGTCGTTCCACCACGGGATGAGCTTCGCGTAGTCCGCGGCGGGGAATCCGATGTTCCAGTACACCTGCGGGACGATGTAGTCGATCCAGCCCTTCTTCACCCAGCCGCGGGTGTCCGCGTACAGGTCGTCGTAGGTCTGCACGCCCGCCCGGGTGTCCGAGCCCGTCGGGTCGGTGGCGATGTTCCGCCAGACCGCGAAGGGGCTGATCCCGAACTGGGTGCGGCCCCGCGCCTTCTTCACCCGCCGGGCCATCTCGCGCACCAGGCGGTCGATGTTGTCCCGCCGCCACGAGGCCCGGTCCGGGAAGCCGCCGCCGTACCGCTCGAAGGCGTCGTCGTCGTCGAAGACCTGGCCCGCGACGGGGTACGGGTAGAAGTAGTCGTCCCAGTGCACGGCGTCGATCGGATAGCGCCGCACCGCGTCGAGCATCGCGTCCTGCACGAAGCGCCGCACCGCGGGCAGCCCCGGGTTGTAGTACAGCTTCCCGCCGTACGGCACGACCCAGTCGGGGTGGACCCGCGCGGGGTGCGTGGCCACCAGACGGGACGGGTCCGTGTGGTTGGCGATCCGGAACGGGTTGAACCACGCGTGCAGCTCCAGGCCCCTGCGGTGCGCCTCGTGGACGGCCGTGCCCAGGGGATCCCAGCCCGGGTCCTTGCCCTGGACGCCGGTCAGATACTCCGACCACGGCTCGTAGGGCGATGGCCACAGGGCGTCCGCGGTGGGGCGCACCTGGAAGACCACCGCGTTGAGTCTGCGGTTCACGGCCGAGTCCAGATAGGCCAGCAACTCGCTGCGCTGCTGGGCCGCCGGGAGACCCGGCTTGGACGGCCAGTCACGGTTCACGACGCTCGCCAGCCACATGCCGCGCAGTTCGCGGCCGTCCTTCGGGCGTCGGCCGGACGCGGCGACCGCGTCACCCGCCGTCGCCAGGCCGGCCACCGTCGCGGCGGCCACCAGAGAGAAACCCCGACGTGACATACGCCTCATCTGCATGCCCCCTGAGCTCGCTGTGCACCGGCACCCCTTGCCGGTTGGGCACAGCATGCCCGACCCGGCCCGTCATGGCCCCCTCATTGCGGAGTAACGTTCACGGCCGAGGCAGGCACCGCATCCACATTCGGGGGGGGTCCTGCCGGCCCCGTTGATCAGCGAAAGGCACGAGGTGACCGACTCCATGACCGATATCGCACGCGTCGGAGTGGTGGGCTGTGGCCAGATGGGCGCCGGAATCGCAGAGGTCTGCGCCCGCTCCGGACTGGACGTGAAGGTCGCGGAGACCACCGGTGAAGCCCTGGAGATCGGCCGTACGCGGCTGTACAACTCCCTCTCCAAGGCGGCCGAGCGCGGCAAGATCTCCGAGGAGGAGCGCGACGCGACCCTGGACCGCCTGAGCTTCACCACCGACCTCGGCGAGTTCTCCGACCGTGACCTGGTCATCGAGGCCGTCGTCGAGAACGAGCAGGTCAAGACCGAGATCTTCCAGGTGCTCGACCAGGTGGTGACCCGGCAGGACGCGATCCTCGCCTCCAACACCTCCTCCATCCCGCTGGTGAAGCTGGCCGTCGCGACCTCGCGTCCCGACCAGGTCATCGGCATCCACTTCTTCAACCCGGCGCCGGTGCAGCAGCTCGTCGAGCTGATCCCCGCGCTGACCACGTCAGAGGGCACCATCAGCCGGGCGCAGGCCGTGGTCGAGAAGGTCCTCGGCAAGCACGCGATCCGCGCCCAGGACCGCTCGGGCTTCGTGGTGAACGCGCTGCTCATCCCGTACCTGCTCTCCGCCATCCGGATGTTCGAGTCGGGCATCGCGAGCCGCGAGGACATCGACAACGGCATGGAGATGGGCTGCGCCCACCCGATGGGTCCGCTGAAGCTCTCCGACCTGATCGGCCTGGACACGGTCGCCTCGGTCGCCGACTCCATGTACACCGAGTACAAGGAGCCGCTGTACGCCGCTCCCCCGCTGCTGCAGCGCATGGTGGACGCGGGCCGCCTCGGCCGGAAGTCCGGCTCGGGTTTCTACACGTACGCCTGACGACCCGTACGCCATGCGGCGTACGCGCGGATCACTCCCCGTACGAACACGCTCTGTACCCGACGGGCCCGGCACTCCTGCGAGTGCCGGGCCCGCGGCGTTCACACAGGGTGTGCGCCATGGGCTCGCATATGCCCTTCGCACACTCTCCCGCCCTGGTCACCACGCGAGTTGACTGCCGGTGCGGATGAAGGGGGGACGCGCCACTACAGAGAGGAGTGGACTCGTGACCATCGACGGCGAGAGTGCCGTGGTCCCGGAAGAACTCGCTGAGTTACGCCGAAGCCTGGAGGTGGGCCTGGCCCGCGTCGACGGACGGCTCGCGTTGCTCAGTCAGCACGACGAACAGACCGCCAAGAACGTGGAGACCATGGAGGCCCGGGTCGCCGCGCTGGAGAACACACGCTGGCCCCTGCCCACGATCGTCGCGCTCGCGGCGGTCGCGGCAATCGCGGTGTCGGTCTGGCAGGCACTCGGCCATTAGCTAGCGCGCGTCCTGGCCGAGGCGCAGATGGTGCAGGAGGAGGAGTGCCGCGGCCATGTTGGCGGCCGGGACCTCCCCACGGGTCACCATGTCGGGAACCAGTTTGAGCGGGACCCACTCGCGGCGGTCCGACTCGAAGGCGTCCTCGGGATGACCGATGTACGTCCCCTCGTCGGACCAGTAGATGTGGTGCCTCGCGTCAGTGAGCCCGTTGGACGGCTCGACGCTCATGAGGTGCCGCAGCGGGCCCGGTCGCCACCCGGTCTCCTCCTCCATTTCGCGTGCCGCCGCGTACGCGATGTCCTCGCCGTCCTCGACGACGCCTGCCGCGAGTTCCCAGCCCCAGCTGTCGGTGATGAAGCGGTGCCGCCACAGCAGGAGCACTTCGTTGGCGTCGTTGACGACGGTGGCCACGGCGACGGGCCGCATCCGTATGAGGAAGTGGTCCAGATGCCGGCCGTCGGGGAGTTCGACATCCGCGAGATTGACCGTGAACCACCGATTTCCATACACAGTTTGTTCGCTCTGTTTCGTCCACTGCACGGTTCTGCCACCTTCCGATCGGTAGATGGCAATATCGCAGCAGACAAAGTTCATGAGCAGCGTGTGTGCGCCTCGGAACGGTGAGTGCACGCGATCGCGGACCGGGGGCGCTGCGCGTTACAGGGGGACGCGCAGCGCCCCTGCGATGAGCTCGGCCGCCTCCGCCGTACCCGCGCAGTCGCTGCGGACCAGGTGCTCGCGCACAGCACGGAGTCGGTCGCGCAGCCGCTGGGACTCCATGCCCCGGGCCTGTTCCGCCATTTCCACGGCCGTGACCACCGCCTCGTCGGTGTTGCCCTGGCGCAGTTCGATCTGGCTGAGCATGGCCAGGCGGTGCACCCGCCCGCGGTCGTGCGCCGGAGTGTCCACGGCCGCCGCGGCGTGCTCCCGGGCGCTGGCGAGATCACCCAGACTGAGCAGCGCCTCCGCCACTTGCACGTTGACCAGGCCGGGCTGGACATAGCCCGTCTCGTCCGGCTCACGGCCGCGCAGGATCCGGTCGGCCGCCGCCTCCGCACGCCGGATGCAGGACAGCGCGCTCCTGCCGTCGCCCAGGTGCGCGTACGCCTTGGCCTGCATCGCGTACAGGTCGGAGGCGAGGGCCGGGGTGAGGTCGCGCCCGGCGGCCCGCAGCGCGGCCTCCGCGAACGCCACCGCCTGGCGGTACTCACGCATGAACAGCGACTGGTTGACCAGGAGCGCGATCACATACGCGCCGAGCCCGGTGTCGCCGCTGGCCTTGGAGAGGCGCAGCGCCTGGTGGAAGTAGCGCTGGGCCAGGCCGTGGGCGTCGGAGTCGTAGGCGCAGATCCCGGCGATGGCGACCAACCCGCCGGTGGAGCGGTGGAGTTGGCGGCCCATCTCGTCGGTGTAGCTGCCGCGCAGCAGGGGCGCGACCTCGGCGTTGAGGAAGCCGACGATGCGGGAGCGCGTCGCGATGCCGCCGGTCTTGCGGTACATCTGCTCGTAGTGGGCGCGGGCCGCGCGCATCATCTCGATGTCGGCGGTGCTCACGGGGTGCCGTCCACCGCGTGACACGTCGACGTCCTCGGGCGGGTTCTCCCACTCCCAGACCGGCATCACGGCGGGTGTGCCGGTGACGGCGGGCGCCCCGAGCAGGTGCGGGCGCTGCTGTTCGTCCGAGCGCCACAGCGCGGTGGCCCGCTCCACGAAGCCGGAGAGGGTGGAGGCGGCCGTTCCGGTCCGGGCGGCGGGAACACCGGGCAGGCCGAGGCCGATGTCGTCCAGGGTGACAGGTCGGTGCAGGCGGGCGGCGAGGACTTCGCAGATCAGGTCCGGCACCTGGCCGCGCGGCCGCTGGCCTTTCAACCAGCGTGACACGGCCGTGTGTTCGTAGCGGAGCGCGAGTCCTCTGGCCCTTCCGGCCTGGTTCACATGTGCGGCGAGTCCCGCGTGGGAGATGCCGGCCTCGTCGAGGATCGCGTCGAGCAGGGTGTTGGGCTGCATGGATGCCCTCCGGTGGCTCAGTGCTGCACACACTAATGGAGGTCCCTTCACACGGGGTGTGAACGGAGTGCCCGGATCCGGGGGGTGTGCGCTCTGCCGCATGGGGTGTGGGATCGCTTGACTGAGATGCCTCATCAGTTAAGGAGGCCGGCCGGGTCGCCGAGCTCCCCCCTCTTACAGTGCGGCGGCCCTCATCGGCGCCGTTCGTCCCGCCGTCTGCCCGACAACTCCATGGCGGGGCGGGCGGCGCATGCCGTCTCCCGTTGCTGTGGAGGGACCCGCGTGCGGTCGTTGCGCAGGACGAGGAGCGCCGTGTCGTCGGACGGCAACCGCCCGGTGTGGCGCAGGAGTCGGTCGTAGACCGCGCGGATGACGCCCTGCGGGGAGACCGGCGGGACGCGGGCCGCTTCGGTCAGCGCGGCCCGCAGCGGGAAGAACTCCCCCGCCGCGTCGCGGGCGTCCTCGATGCCGTCCGTGTGCAGGACGAGTGCCTCGCCGGGCAGCAACCGTCCGCAGCGGAGCACGGGCAGGTCGGCGGGGAGCGGGAAGGGTCCGAGCGGCGGCAGCGGATCGCTGTCCGTCAGGGGCCGCGCGGTGCCGCTGAGCAGATGGGGCCAGGGGTGGCCGCAGTTGAGGGCGGAGATCCGGCCGTCC from the Streptomyces venezuelae genome contains:
- a CDS encoding PLP-dependent aminotransferase family protein — its product is MHDSSSVGELAKRLRSELDRYSPGGKLPSSRAIVERFRVSPVTVSRALAQLAAEGLVVTRPGAGVFRAEPAAPAAPAGDTSWQEVTLSADAAAELVPRSVDATGVLATLAAPPPGVIEFNGGYLDPALQPGQAMAAALARAGRRPGAWGRPPVDGLPELREWFARGIGGAVTAAEVLITAGGQSALTTALRALAPPGAPVLVESPTYPGMLAIARAAGLRPVPVPVDTDGVRPRLLEAAFRATGARVFVCQPLFQNPTGAVLSAERRPEVLRIAREAGAFVIEDDFVRRLVHEDAGPLPRPLSSDDPDGVVVHVCSLTKATSPSFRVSALAARGPVLERLRAIQVVDHFFVPRPLQEAALELVGSPAWPRHLRAVAGELKERRDAMSAALRLRVPELTVEHIPAGGYHLWVRLPDGADEAAFASAALRAGVAVAPGRPYFAAEPPAGHVRLSFAAVPGVGEITEGVRRLRAACDEVLDLR
- a CDS encoding NUDIX hydrolase → MQWTKQSEQTVYGNRWFTVNLADVELPDGRHLDHFLIRMRPVAVATVVNDANEVLLLWRHRFITDSWGWELAAGVVEDGEDIAYAAAREMEEETGWRPGPLRHLMSVEPSNGLTDARHHIYWSDEGTYIGHPEDAFESDRREWVPLKLVPDMVTRGEVPAANMAAALLLLHHLRLGQDAR
- a CDS encoding DUF6314 family protein, which encodes MTAPLPSDLTFRPVPDVLAHLAGEWHVERTVRDLADGSEGRFTGTTRFSPLPAPDTGGLLHHESGTFTWHGVTRPAERTLRFLPGEEPGTARVEFADGRFFHDLDLRAGRWTTDHPCSDDLYRGEFEVVDADRWRSRWRVGGPAKDLLLVTEYRRGSSSPRAPEGP
- a CDS encoding SUKH-3 domain-containing protein translates to MTDTSEAGSRGRWSAETDRVLRAAGWRPGRSVPTAEWERVLHEHGGFEMHEAARRFLAEFGGLASEERGPGRTMARMGFRLDPLAAEWDDEIFDVLSEEAGAYLYPVGEADRRNTYLGIAPDGKVYAGMDSVTLLAETADRALEKLMEGIR
- a CDS encoding transcriptional regulator; the protein is MQPNTLLDAILDEAGISHAGLAAHVNQAGRARGLALRYEHTAVSRWLKGQRPRGQVPDLICEVLAARLHRPVTLDDIGLGLPGVPAARTGTAASTLSGFVERATALWRSDEQQRPHLLGAPAVTGTPAVMPVWEWENPPEDVDVSRGGRHPVSTADIEMMRAARAHYEQMYRKTGGIATRSRIVGFLNAEVAPLLRGSYTDEMGRQLHRSTGGLVAIAGICAYDSDAHGLAQRYFHQALRLSKASGDTGLGAYVIALLVNQSLFMREYRQAVAFAEAALRAAGRDLTPALASDLYAMQAKAYAHLGDGRSALSCIRRAEAAADRILRGREPDETGYVQPGLVNVQVAEALLSLGDLASAREHAAAAVDTPAHDRGRVHRLAMLSQIELRQGNTDEAVVTAVEMAEQARGMESQRLRDRLRAVREHLVRSDCAGTAEAAELIAGALRVPL
- a CDS encoding DMT family transporter, with amino-acid sequence MTAQDSATRPTRIAVPAPAPRGQAPAGTHRTGTLMAALGVIAFSLTFPSTAWGLEGIGPWSFVTLRGVLSALVAGGCLLALRVAVPDRRHWAGLAVVGAGVVVGFPLLTTLALQTSTTAHAAVVVGLLPLTTAVFAALRTGARPSRTFWTAALAGAAAVIGFTVQQSGGALTTADLYLFGALLICAAGYTEGGRLAREMPGWQVIGWALILCLPLNIAGAALALPHESFHLTGHSTAGLLYAALGSQFLGLVVWYRGMAAIGVPKASQLQLAQPLLTLVWSVFLLGEHLTVAAPLTAAAVLVCIAVTQRARG
- a CDS encoding 3-hydroxybutyryl-CoA dehydrogenase → MTDIARVGVVGCGQMGAGIAEVCARSGLDVKVAETTGEALEIGRTRLYNSLSKAAERGKISEEERDATLDRLSFTTDLGEFSDRDLVIEAVVENEQVKTEIFQVLDQVVTRQDAILASNTSSIPLVKLAVATSRPDQVIGIHFFNPAPVQQLVELIPALTTSEGTISRAQAVVEKVLGKHAIRAQDRSGFVVNALLIPYLLSAIRMFESGIASREDIDNGMEMGCAHPMGPLKLSDLIGLDTVASVADSMYTEYKEPLYAAPPLLQRMVDAGRLGRKSGSGFYTYA
- a CDS encoding GNAT family N-acetyltransferase codes for the protein MNESATLPDGYEISADTARIDAARVHHWLSTDAYWAIGRPRDKHEAAMAGSLNFGVYEEVSGEQVAYARVVTDRATFAYLCDVYVSPDVRGKGIGVALVTQVCAHLEPFGLRRTLLATADAHGVYEKIGFTALPAPEDWMIRAGTP
- a CDS encoding DUF1918 domain-containing protein: MRATVGDELVVHGRIVGQHDRIAQVVEVLGANGGPPYRVRFEDGHETVMSPGPDTVVRHQDPAS
- a CDS encoding glycoside hydrolase family 10 protein; translation: MRRMSRRGFSLVAAATVAGLATAGDAVAASGRRPKDGRELRGMWLASVVNRDWPSKPGLPAAQQRSELLAYLDSAVNRRLNAVVFQVRPTADALWPSPYEPWSEYLTGVQGKDPGWDPLGTAVHEAHRRGLELHAWFNPFRIANHTDPSRLVATHPARVHPDWVVPYGGKLYYNPGLPAVRRFVQDAMLDAVRRYPIDAVHWDDYFYPYPVAGQVFDDDDAFERYGGGFPDRASWRRDNIDRLVREMARRVKKARGRTQFGISPFAVWRNIATDPTGSDTRAGVQTYDDLYADTRGWVKKGWIDYIVPQVYWNIGFPAADYAKLIPWWNDVVRGTGVNLYIGEALYKAGDPAQPAAWQDPAELSRHLTYAEGFHEVRGHVYFSAKEVGVDKIGAMARVVADHYQKPAKPPR